A segment of the Candidatus Doudnabacteria bacterium genome:
TTCAATTTCCAGATCCAGATCAAGCAAAAACGCTTTCAAATTCTTCTGGTCGCTTTCACTTTCAAAATCCTGGACTTTGCGGTAGAACTGCTGCAGTAGGCCGCGGTTCTCCACGTTTTCGATTGTGTCATTCATCAGGTTGTCCCTAATTCCTAAATCTACAATAACTTCATACAAAAGCTGAGTAACAGGAGTTTCGGATATCTGCCGGCAATGCTTGTCCATCAGCCTGAGCAGCTCCGAGATTTTTGGGTTGAGCTTCAATTCCTGAAGCACTTCATAAACAGACAAGGCCTTTTTGTGGGCAGTATGCGAAATATCAATTAATGCATTATGGTCAAGCTTAAATTTAGGCAAAGTCAAAACCCGGAACATCAGATCATTCTTGTGATAGTTGTCCAGCAAGCGAAGATAGGCCAAAAGATCAAGGATCAGAGATTTTTTATACAAACCCCTGCTGGCCACAAAAATATACGGAATGCCCCTGCGCGAAAGCTCCAGCAAAAACGGTTCAGCATGGTCATTGGCGCGGACCAAGATCGCAAACTCGTTAAACCCCACTCCTTGAGACTCGTTAAGCTCCGCAATTTTATCCGCTACGGTTTTTGCCTCATCGTGTCCGGTCAGAGCATGAATAACGCTGATGCTTGCCGTCTCCGGCTTATGCGAGGTCAATTTTTTTGAGATCTTCAGTTTGGCCTCAAGCCGCTCGGGATTGTTTTGCTGGATGAACTTATACGACAGGTCCAGGATCTGCTGGCTGGAACGGTAGTTATCGGTCAGAGTGACTTCGGCGGCACCAGGAAAATCCTCCTGGAACTTCAAAATATTCGACACGGAAGCGCCGCGAAATTTGTAGATCGACTGGTCGTCATCCCCGACCATGGTGATATTATTTTGCGGCAAGGCCAGAAGCTTGATCAGCTCATATTGGGCCAGATCAGTATCCTGAAATTCGTCCAGCAAGATGTATTTATATTTATCCTGGTATGATTTCAAAACCTTTTGTCTGGCCCGGAACAATTTTAGAGTGTAACTGATCAGGTCGCCAAAATCCAGATAGCTGTTATCAAGCAAAAGTTTCTGGTATTTGTGATAAGCATTTGCCACTTCGGCAATTCTTGAAACTTCCGCAGGGTCTGCCTGCAGATCATCTTTGATGATTTTCTTTTTCCGCGCCTTTTTAGTTATCTCCACATTATCCAAGTTCATCTGCAGGCTTTGAGCGTACGCAAGATATTCTTCAGGCGAAATCTCTTCGCGTTTAGCTCTGTCAAAGTGCTTGAGCAGGGCATAAATAAATTTGTTCGGGTTGCCTTTGGGCAGATAATAATCCAGGTCAAAGTCATAAATATGCTGCTTGACGAGCATCCAGGCTTTGACATCAGTCAGAATTTTAAAATCACCCGGCAATCCTATATCCAAGGCATGCTGCAGCAGGATCTTTTGCGCAAACGCATGAAAAGTTGAAATTGTAATTTCGGAATAGCCCAAAGGCATGAGCAGATCCACTCGCTCCTCCATTTCGTTCGCTGCTTTTTCCGTGAAAGTCAGGGCCAGAATTTCATCCGGTTTTGCCAGGCCTTGCTCGATCAGCCAAACGATACGGCGGGTCAAAACCGTGGTTTTGCCAGTTCCCGCTCCGGCAATAATTAATAATGGACCATCGCCAAAAGTCACGGCTTTTTCCTGCTGCTCGTTCAAGCCTTCTAAAACTTGGGATTTTTCTTTCAAATTCGCTTTCATATGGATGATTATAACATTTTTGGCAAAAGAAAAAGGATCGGTATAAACCCAATCCTGTTTTAGTATTTTGGTATCTTTTCAGTTCATTTTAGGCTGGCGCACGAGCTTGCCGTTGACGGGTACGAATTCGGCCATCGTTTGGGCGATGGCCGCATCATAGGCCGCCGTGTGCTCAAAAGCCTTGCGCATCATCTCGAACCGGAATTCCAAGCGCACACCACCGGGCAGATCGCTTTCAAACAAGAACCTCGGATAATCCAACGGATCGACCAGAACCACGACATCGCGGGAGTTTTTGGCCGCCGCGCGTAAGAGCGTGGGACCGCCGATGTCGATATTCTCAATGAGATCGTCGTATCCGGCGTCAGGCTTGGCCGCCGTCTGCAAAAACGGGTAGAGGTTCACCACGACCAGGTCGATCGCCCCCATGTTGAGCTTTTCTTCCAGCTGTTTCATGTCCTGGGGATTATCGCGGCGGGCCAGAATGCCGCCTGCGATCTTGGGATGGATCGTTTTTACCCGTCCACCCAGCATTTCAGGCACGCCAGTGATGGATTCGATCTTGACCACCGGCACTTTCGCAACAGCCAGTGCTTCCTTGGTCCCGCCGGTGGAGATGATCATCCATTCTCTGGCCGTCAGCGCCCGGCCAAGCTCCGGCACTCCGGTCTTGTCCGAAACGCTGATGAGCGCGCGTCGCACTGATCCTCCCATAGCTCCTCCTTGCAAAGTTGAATGTATACTAACATCTTTGGCCAAAATAAAAAACAGCCGAAGCTGTTCTTTATTTGAGTTCCTGGTGCGCCTGGCAGGAATCGAACCGGCAGCCTTCTCCTTCGGAGGGAGACGCTCTATCCATTGAGCTACAGGCGCTCGTCAAAATGAATATTCTTGTACGCGCTTTGATTTTGTAAACTATCTTTTACCTCTGTTATTCCTTATCGGCATCAGGTACTTGCGCGGGTCAGTATCCAGGTCCAAATAACTGTCCACAAGGTCCCGCATCTTGGTTGAAGTGCTTTTGCCGAACGAGACCAATTCCACTCTTTGACCCAAAACCTGTAAGTATTCCAGAAGCGGAATAAAGTCGCCGTCGCCGGAAGCCAAAACCACCACATCCAGTTTCGGGTTCATTTTAATGATATCCATGACTATCCCGACATCCCAGTCGCCTTTTTTCGCTCCGCCGTAAAAACTCTGCAGGTCTTTCAGCCTGACCTCAAACCCGGCTTTTTCCAGAGCATCAAAAAATTTCTGCTCCTCAGGCATATCGGCCTTGATGCCGTATGCGATCGCTTTGACCAAGGGCCGTTCGCCCACTGCGTCCCTTAAAATATTGGTAAAATTCACCCGCGCGTTATAAACATTTCGCGCCGTATAATAAAGATTCTGCACATCCACAAACACTCCAACTCTCTGCTCGGCTTTCATTTATTTTGAGTTAATTATTTATAAAAGTTTATCCATGCTTGCTTGGGGCAATTCTTCCGTCTTTGTATCTAACTGCAGATTGGAAGCGTTCGTAATCTGGTTTTTCAACTTAGCATAGCTGTCAGTCACGGTGCCCATGGTATTATTGGTGTTTTTCACATGATTGGCAAGCGTGTCCAGGGTCCTATTAAATTTATCGCTCTCCTGCTTGATGCCGTTGATCATGGCCAAAACCTGCTGGGCTGCCTTGCTGATCTGCTGGCCTTTCAGCGACAAAAGGATGGCCCGCAAATTTATGTTCAAAGTATTCGGGCCCACGATCACGACTTTTTTGCCTCGCGCATAAGCCTGGGCATCCATATCTTCCGCCACCTCCATATATACTCCCTCGCTCGGAATGAACATAAAAGCATAGTCCAAAGTGCCTTCCTGGGGCAGGATGTATTTTTTATGAATTTCATCAATGCGCCTTTTTACATCTTTCAGGAATGATTTTTTCAGGCTATCCGCCGCTTCGTCTGTCTTGGCCTCTTTGTAAAGCCTATAATTCTCCATGGAAAACTTGCTGTCGATCGGGATGAGAATATCCCCGACCACCAGGGCTGCGTCCACGACATCGCCGTTCTTGAACCGATACTGGAATTTGCACAGTTCTTTCGGGAAAACATCGGTCAGAAGATTTTCCAAAATTTCTTCGCCAAAGTTGCCGCGCAGCTTGGGCGAAGTTAAAGTTTCCGTCAACCTGCGGATGTCCGGCCCTATCTGCGACACTCCGCCCAGTTCCTTGGTCAGCTGGGCGATCACTCGGCCCGCATTATCCAGCCGTTCATTGATCGCTTTGTTCGTTTCATCAATGCTTTTTTGCATGCCGACGCGGGTCGTTTCGGTTCCCTGCTTTATTTCCTTCATCCATTCCATCATGACCTTCAGCGAGTCGTCCTCTTTCTTTATTTCGTCTTTTTTCCGGAATTGCAAATATGCCAGGAAGGCAAATCCGGCAATAACCACGATTAGAAGTAAATTTGATTGGTTCATAAAACTATTTCCTGCGCCTCCGAATTAATAAGTTCAACGATTTTCGCGGCTACATCCTCGGGTTGATCCACCGAAGGCATGCCGCCGGGGCGCTTGGTGAAATCAGGTCTTTGGCCTACGGAATTGGCGCCAAAATCCGTCGCAGTCATTTTCGGCAGAATCGCGCTGACAATAATTTTATCCTCCGCCAGTTCGGCGCGGGCGGTGAAAGTCAGGGCATTCAGCGCGTGTTTGGTGGAGGCATATGCTGAAAGACCGGGAATAAACATTCGTGAGAGGCCGGAGCTGACATTTACAATCATCCCGCCGCCTTGCTTGCGCATCAGCGGTATCACAGCCTGCATCATTTCGACTACCGCAAAAATATTTAATTCCATGACCTGCCGGAAGTCATCTACATTGATGTTTTCTAAATTACCGTAAATCCCCTGTCCCGCGTTATTAATCAAAATATCAACCCGGCCAAATTTCTCGATTGTTTTTGCCGCTAAGTTTTTAATGTCCTTGAGTTTGCGCAAATCCGAAGGTACTGCCAAAGAACCAGACAGTTCCGCCTGGAGTTTCTGAAGTTTATCTGCAGAACGAGCCGCCAGAACAACTTTGGCTCCTGCCTGGCTTAGGATCTTTGCCGTGGCCAAACCGATCCCTTGCGAAGCACCCGTAATAATAATGACTTTGTCTTTTATTTGCATGGGCTAATTATACTTGATTTTGTGAACTAAGAGTAGTATAATCACAAAGCTACAGGATTTCGATTTTCGAGGTGACATAGGAAATCCGAACCTGTTTTTGTTTTAATAACGACGCGGGGTAGAGAAATGGCATCTCGCAAGGCTCATAACCTTGAGATTGTGGGTTCGAGTCCCACCCCCGCAACCAAAAAATAGAATACATAGGTTATAATATTTACGGAATAACTGAGTCGCAGGCCGAAGGCGATAACGGCTGGGTAGCTCAATCGGTAGAGCGTGGGACTCATAAGCCCGAGGTAGTGGGTTCGAAACCCACCCCAGCCACCATGGGTCCGTGGTGTAGCCCGGTTAACACGTCCCCCTGTCACGGGGAAGATCGAGGGTTCAAATCCCTTCGGACCCGCCACAAAGAGCATCTCATTTATTTTGAGGTGTTTTTTGTTCAATATTCTGCTCGTACGAGCAGAAAGTGGGACAAAAATCATTTCAAATAGGCGCGAAGTTCCTTCTCATTCTTTATTTTGCCTAAGACAATTTGGATTTTTACATCTTCAATTTTTTGTCCAACCTCAATACCGGGCTTAAGCTTGGTGTATTTCATGATCAAACCTCCCCGAGCCAGCTTATCTATTATTGCTTGCTTGCTTGCGACAAGACCAAAAAGTTTCTTACCAATTGTATAAGCTGACGAAACTTGATTCAAAAGCTTGCCTCTGATCGAACGCGTATTTGCCAGAGAGTCTACCCGCCACAATTCCAAAAGCAACTCAATGTTCGGAACCATCAAATATTTAAGCTGCTGACTCTCATTCCAACTTTTAAACGGGGATCTGTCATCGTGATGCTTAATAAGCCAGCTGGTCAAATTCGCTTGTTTGCTTGGAAACCTGAATTTCAACGCAAATTTATCAAAAATTTCTTTAGATAAATCAATATGCCCGATAAAAGAAAACCTTGTTTCATTATCTTTAAACACTTTCGTCGGCTTGATGATTTTTCCCGTATCATGGAATAGCGTTGCGTAAATAAGCTCGGTCGGGCTATTGTCCGGCAAGAGCTCCAATGCTCTATTCGTATGCGTAAGCACATCTCCTTCCAAATGATGGAGCTTGGATCTGTGCTGAACAGTTTTCAGTTTTTCAAATTGCGGGATAATAAATCTCAGCAACCCGCTTTTATCCAACAATCTCAGCCCTTCGACTCGGTTCTCTGAAAGCAAAATTTTATCCAATTCCGCTTTTACCCGCTCACCCGATATTTCCTGGATATATTTAGCCCGCGTTTTGACCGCGGCGAACGAATTTTTTTCCAGTTTGAAGCCAAGCTGAGTTGCCAATCTGACCCCACGAAGCATGCGCAAAGCATCTTCGTCAATGCGTTTCTTGGGATCACCCACAAATCGCAATATTTTGCCTTTCAAATCCTTCAATCCGTTTGCCGGATCATAAAGCTCTTTTTTGACCGGGTCAAAATATAAAGCATTGATGGTAAAATCCCGCCTTTTTGCATCATCCAAATATTCCCGGATAAATTGCACCTGGTCAGGGTGGCGTTTATCGGAATACCGCCCTTCGGAGCGGAATGTTGTGATCTCAATAGGAAACGAGTCAACAATTGCTAAAATCGAACCGAATTGTTTGCCGACAGGTTTAGTTTTTATGCCTGTCGCTTGAAGCGTTTTTTCGATCTCATCCGGCAGAGCGTCAGTGGCAATATCAACATTATCACTTTCGCGCTTCAGCATAATATTGCGGACAATTCCTCCAACCCAAAAGGCCTGAAAGTTGTTTGCGTGGAGGAACTTTACAACTTTCAGGCCTGCTTTATCTAATTCATTTCTTAATTTGAAACTGATTTTCATTATTCTTTCAGTACTCCTGATTCCAGATTCTGATGCGTATGCGTGCGGTGCTTTCTGGCCACGCGCAGGCGCGCGCTGTTTTTTGAGAGCTCGGCCGCTGCTCCCGCAAATGCTGTTTCATCTCTAACGGTTTTCTGCATCAATTTTTTGGCCGCTTCTCTTGCCTGTTCCGCTCTTTGAATATCTATTTCCGGGCCAAACTCCGCAGTGTCAGCCAAAACCACGACCTCGTTGCCGTTCTTGACCTCTATCACGCCCCCGGAGACCACGAAAAAATTCTCTTTGCCCCCGGATCTGTATCGGATCTCGCCTGCGGCCAAATTCGCCACCAAAGGAATATGATGAGGCAGGATCGTGATCTCTCCCATGGTTGTAGGCAAAGTTAAAGACTCAACCTCGGTTTCCAGCATGATGCGCTCTGGTGTGGCTATTTTGAATTTCATAGAATTTTTCTGTCATTCCCGCGAAAGCGGGGATCCAGTTATTAAGCCTAATATCTGGATCCCGGATCATGTCCGGGATGACATGCTTCGCATGTCATCTTAAACTTCATCAATTGAACCTTTCATATAGAATGAGCCGTCTTCTTTGGCATCGTGTTTGCCGTCAAGAATTTCGCGGAAGCTTCGGATCGTGTCTTTCAGAGGCACGTATTTTCCCGATCTGCCGGTGAATGTTTCGGCTACGAAGAACGGCTGGGATAAAAATTGCTGGATCTTGCGCGCGCGATTGACCGTAAGTTTATCGTCATCAGACAGTTCTTCTATACCCAAAATGGCAATGATGTCCTGCAGATCCTTATACTTCTGCAGAACTTTTTGCACACCGCGGGCAACATCATAGTGCTCTTTGCCGACAATGTTCGGGTCAAGCACGGTTGAAGTTGAATCCAGCGGATCCACAGCCGGGTAAATTCCGATCTCGGTCAGGGCGCGGGACAGCTGTACAGTGGAATCCAGATGGCCGAAAGTTGTGGCGGGAGCCGGGTCGGTCACGTCATCAGCCGGCACGTACACCGCCTGGATAGAGGTGATGGAGCCGTCGGTCGTGGAAGTGATGCGCTCCTGCAAAGCGCCCATGTCAGTGGCCAAGGTCGGCTGATATCCTACAGCCGAAGGAATACGGCCAAGCAGAGTGGATACTTCGGAGCCTGCTTGGGTAAAGCGAAAAATATTGTCTATGAACAAAAGCACATCCTGTTTTTCCACGTCGCGGAAATATTCCGCCATGGTAACGCCGGTTAGGCCTACGCGCGCGCGAATGCCCGGCGGTTCGTTCATCTGGCCGAAGACCAGGGAAGTTTTCGCCAAGACACCCGACTCCTTCATCTCATAATAAAGATCGTTTCCTTCGCGCGACCGTTCGCCGACGCCGGCGAAAACCGAAACGCCGCCGTGCTCCGCCGCAATGTTCCGGATAAGCTCGGTGATAATGACTGTTTTGCCGACCCCTGCGCCTCCGAATAAGCCGACTTTGCCTCCCTTAACTATCGGCGCGATCAGGTCAATAACTTTGATCCCGGTTTCCAAAAGCTCGGCTTTTGTGGATTGTTTGGCAAATTCCGGAGCCTGTCTGTGGATCGGATAATTGGTTTTGCTTTTTATGGCTTCCTTGCCGTCGATCGGCTCGCCAAGCGCGTTGAACATGCGGCCCAACGTCTCCTTGCCGACCCCGACAGTGATCGGCGCGCCCGTGTCCGTGACTTCCAGATTTCTTTGCAGCCCGTCGGTTGCGCCCATGGCGATCGTCCGGACCTGGCCGGCTCCAATGTGCTGCGCGACTTCCAGAACCAAAGTCTTATTTTCATTTAGAACTGTTAATGCATTGCGAATAGCCGGCAGGTCGCGCTCAAACTGCACATCCACAACCGCGCCCGTAACTTGTGTAACTTTTCCTTTTGACACTTGATTCCTTTCAGATTAATTTTATCATATATTGCCATGAAACAAATTGCGGATGAACGACGTTTCAATAATATGGCAAGCGCAGCCAAAGCACAATTTCATGGAGGTTCCTATGGCCAGTAAAGCCCCCGCCGGCCCCCTCGATAATTTCTGCCGGAAGTTGGCGGCGGCAGAAGGAAGCAAATCCACTCCCGAGAAATACCGTCAGGCTCTCGACGATATATTCGACGCTGCGGGACGCGATCCGCAGATCGAATTGGTGGTCATGCTCCGCAAAGGAAATGATGTCACTCTTCTGGGGGTAAAAAAGGGTGAGGTAATCGCCAACGACAGCAGCG
Coding sequences within it:
- a CDS encoding ATP-dependent DNA helicase, whose product is MKANLKEKSQVLEGLNEQQEKAVTFGDGPLLIIAGAGTGKTTVLTRRIVWLIEQGLAKPDEILALTFTEKAANEMEERVDLLMPLGYSEITISTFHAFAQKILLQHALDIGLPGDFKILTDVKAWMLVKQHIYDFDLDYYLPKGNPNKFIYALLKHFDRAKREEISPEEYLAYAQSLQMNLDNVEITKKARKKKIIKDDLQADPAEVSRIAEVANAYHKYQKLLLDNSYLDFGDLISYTLKLFRARQKVLKSYQDKYKYILLDEFQDTDLAQYELIKLLALPQNNITMVGDDDQSIYKFRGASVSNILKFQEDFPGAAEVTLTDNYRSSQQILDLSYKFIQQNNPERLEAKLKISKKLTSHKPETASISVIHALTGHDEAKTVADKIAELNESQGVGFNEFAILVRANDHAEPFLLELSRRGIPYIFVASRGLYKKSLILDLLAYLRLLDNYHKNDLMFRVLTLPKFKLDHNALIDISHTAHKKALSVYEVLQELKLNPKISELLRLMDKHCRQISETPVTQLLYEVIVDLGIRDNLMNDTIENVENRGLLQQFYRKVQDFESESDQKNLKAFLLDLDLEIEAGDQGTLSASPEMGPEAVKVMTIHSAKGLEFGCVFIVNMVDQRFPSRDRKEQIELPDSLVKEILPEGDAHLMEERRLLYVGATRAKQYLFLTWADDYGGTAQKKPSSFLVELGLEKPFERSKPSGEVFFIKQPALPILKPEYQVQVPETFDFSQISTFKKCPLEYKYKYIYKLPLPGAAALSFGQTMHNTLKKFLTHVVQLNTFSQQDLFGQKQTGIQIPKKETLVRFYSESWVDDWYPDKINKQAYRADGLKYLDKFYEKFCNDPKLPKYLEQSFRLKLGEYKFKGRIDRADANSDGSIDIIDYKTGEPRVKLEQVDRDQLLIYQWAAEEGFKEKINSLSYWYFKALDDPLKFLGTKEDIEKLKVKLLESIEEIVETIKTDGFMEKDMEKSHECKFRHLESNIVA
- a CDS encoding IMP cyclohydrolase, which codes for MGGSVRRALISVSDKTGVPELGRALTAREWMIISTGGTKEALAVAKVPVVKIESITGVPEMLGGRVKTIHPKIAGGILARRDNPQDMKQLEEKLNMGAIDLVVVNLYPFLQTAAKPDAGYDDLIENIDIGGPTLLRAAAKNSRDVVVLVDPLDYPRFLFESDLPGGVRLEFRFEMMRKAFEHTAAYDAAIAQTMAEFVPVNGKLVRQPKMN
- a CDS encoding NYN domain-containing protein produces the protein MKAEQRVGVFVDVQNLYYTARNVYNARVNFTNILRDAVGERPLVKAIAYGIKADMPEEQKFFDALEKAGFEVRLKDLQSFYGGAKKGDWDVGIVMDIIKMNPKLDVVVLASGDGDFIPLLEYLQVLGQRVELVSFGKSTSTKMRDLVDSYLDLDTDPRKYLMPIRNNRGKR
- a CDS encoding DNA recombination protein RmuC, with translation MNQSNLLLIVVIAGFAFLAYLQFRKKDEIKKEDDSLKVMMEWMKEIKQGTETTRVGMQKSIDETNKAINERLDNAGRVIAQLTKELGGVSQIGPDIRRLTETLTSPKLRGNFGEEILENLLTDVFPKELCKFQYRFKNGDVVDAALVVGDILIPIDSKFSMENYRLYKEAKTDEAADSLKKSFLKDVKRRIDEIHKKYILPQEGTLDYAFMFIPSEGVYMEVAEDMDAQAYARGKKVVIVGPNTLNINLRAILLSLKGQQISKAAQQVLAMINGIKQESDKFNRTLDTLANHVKNTNNTMGTVTDSYAKLKNQITNASNLQLDTKTEELPQASMDKLL
- a CDS encoding SDR family oxidoreductase, yielding MQIKDKVIIITGASQGIGLATAKILSQAGAKVVLAARSADKLQKLQAELSGSLAVPSDLRKLKDIKNLAAKTIEKFGRVDILINNAGQGIYGNLENINVDDFRQVMELNIFAVVEMMQAVIPLMRKQGGGMIVNVSSGLSRMFIPGLSAYASTKHALNALTFTARAELAEDKIIVSAILPKMTATDFGANSVGQRPDFTKRPGGMPSVDQPEDVAAKIVELINSEAQEIVL
- a CDS encoding CCA tRNA nucleotidyltransferase, whose product is MKISFKLRNELDKAGLKVVKFLHANNFQAFWVGGIVRNIMLKRESDNVDIATDALPDEIEKTLQATGIKTKPVGKQFGSILAIVDSFPIEITTFRSEGRYSDKRHPDQVQFIREYLDDAKRRDFTINALYFDPVKKELYDPANGLKDLKGKILRFVGDPKKRIDEDALRMLRGVRLATQLGFKLEKNSFAAVKTRAKYIQEISGERVKAELDKILLSENRVEGLRLLDKSGLLRFIIPQFEKLKTVQHRSKLHHLEGDVLTHTNRALELLPDNSPTELIYATLFHDTGKIIKPTKVFKDNETRFSFIGHIDLSKEIFDKFALKFRFPSKQANLTSWLIKHHDDRSPFKSWNESQQLKYLMVPNIELLLELWRVDSLANTRSIRGKLLNQVSSAYTIGKKLFGLVASKQAIIDKLARGGLIMKYTKLKPGIEVGQKIEDVKIQIVLGKIKNEKELRAYLK
- the atpC gene encoding ATP synthase F1 subunit epsilon is translated as MKFKIATPERIMLETEVESLTLPTTMGEITILPHHIPLVANLAAGEIRYRSGGKENFFVVSGGVIEVKNGNEVVVLADTAEFGPEIDIQRAEQAREAAKKLMQKTVRDETAFAGAAAELSKNSARLRVARKHRTHTHQNLESGVLKE
- the atpD gene encoding F0F1 ATP synthase subunit beta, yielding MSKGKVTQVTGAVVDVQFERDLPAIRNALTVLNENKTLVLEVAQHIGAGQVRTIAMGATDGLQRNLEVTDTGAPITVGVGKETLGRMFNALGEPIDGKEAIKSKTNYPIHRQAPEFAKQSTKAELLETGIKVIDLIAPIVKGGKVGLFGGAGVGKTVIITELIRNIAAEHGGVSVFAGVGERSREGNDLYYEMKESGVLAKTSLVFGQMNEPPGIRARVGLTGVTMAEYFRDVEKQDVLLFIDNIFRFTQAGSEVSTLLGRIPSAVGYQPTLATDMGALQERITSTTDGSITSIQAVYVPADDVTDPAPATTFGHLDSTVQLSRALTEIGIYPAVDPLDSTSTVLDPNIVGKEHYDVARGVQKVLQKYKDLQDIIAILGIEELSDDDKLTVNRARKIQQFLSQPFFVAETFTGRSGKYVPLKDTIRSFREILDGKHDAKEDGSFYMKGSIDEV